The stretch of DNA TCTGCCACAAAGTGCTCGATATGTGAACATGCATTTGCCCCACAGAAGGGTAAGCCTGCGAGGTACGTTAGTTTCTATGCCGAGTATTTTGCTTTTCGTGAATTGGTGACCCCGCAACTCATTAAAGTGGTCTATATCGTGGGAGCCTGCTTCATTACCGCAGCTGGGCTCTTGTCCATTCTATCCCCGGAGACGTTGAATGAGTATGAGGCCGGTCCGATTCTCACTCGCCTCGGAGGGATCTTCGTCCTACTGGTGGGGAATCTGGTGTGGCGCATGATGTGCGAAGGCGCCATTCTGCTCTTTAGTCTCCATGAGCTGCTTGTCAGCATCGACACTCGGGCGAAGGCCCTCCTGCTGCGGGGTAAAAGCAACCGACAATGAAGTCACTCCTTCTCAATTTCCAAGCGCTGGACTATGTGGTGGCGCGTCGAACGAAAGAGGGTGGGCTGAGAGGATTCCTCGTTGTACGCTAGCGTTTCGCTTGTGGAGGCATGTATTTGATCATCTCGTCGGC from Nitrospira sp. encodes:
- a CDS encoding DUF4282 domain-containing protein; this encodes MKCPQCLTENDVSATKCSICEHAFAPQKGKPARYVSFYAEYFAFRELVTPQLIKVVYIVGACFITAAGLLSILSPETLNEYEAGPILTRLGGIFVLLVGNLVWRMMCEGAILLFSLHELLVSIDTRAKALLLRGKSNRQ